Proteins co-encoded in one Octopus sinensis linkage group LG6, ASM634580v1, whole genome shotgun sequence genomic window:
- the LOC118763831 gene encoding neuropeptide Y receptor type 1-like: MNATHLSDPVLFTRLIVFSLIPLFLIVGLIGNIFVIYIYARQSKKSNVETFILVLAVIDLIGCILGMPLEMAELYPAIQSKYLCKLYKFIVFTCSIMSSLILLIIAIERFRRICHPSSKQITSKMCITLIIFLIVAALAFVLPPLFYADSIPFSHEHMMYMICGSDFRRPFLWLYALMALIIHSIVVLSMTVLYSFVRNTIYKHFKKEKNNEETSEHERISRTNIVLISISVLYFVSFSPTLIFCVSYPYCKDSNFLQILKVVLYRTWILNSSLNPMVYGFCNKIFQKSFVNIFTRDKTVFEMEEKF; encoded by the coding sequence CTCATTTGTCTGATCCTGTTTTGTTTACAAGATTAATTGTTTTTAGCCTCATACCTTTATTCCTAATTGTGGGACTCATAGGTAacatatttgtgatatatatttatgcacgacAGTCCAAGAAAAGCAATGTAGAAACATTCATCCTTGTACTGGCTGTTATTGATCTCATTGGATGTATCCTTGGAATGCCTCTGGAAATGGCTGAACTTTACCCAGCAATTCAATCAAAATATTTGTGTAAATTATACAAGTTTATTGTCTTCACCTGTTCTATCATGTCATCCCTCATTCTTCTTATAATTGCCATTGAAAGATTCAGAAGGATATGTCATCCATCTAGCAAACAAATTACTTCAAAGATGTGCATTACTCTTATTATTTTCCTAATCGTAGCAGCACTTGCATTTGTCCTGCCACCTCTTTTCTACGCTGATAGTATTCCCTTTTCTCATGAACATATGATGTATATGATATGTGGCAGTGACTTCAGAAGACCATTCCTCTGGTTATATGCTCTCATGGCATTAATTATACACAGTATTGTTGTCCTCAGCATGACTGTACTTTATTCATTTGTTCGGAACACGATTTATAAGcatttcaagaaagaaaaaaataatgaagaaacttCGGAACATGAACGAATCAGTCGCACAAACATTGTGCTTATCTcaatttctgttttgtattttgtcagTTTTTCACCAACTCTAATATTCTGTGTCTCATATCCATACTGCAAAGATTCTAACTTCTTGCAGATTTTGAAAGTAGTTTTATATCGTACTTGGATTCTAAATTCATCCTTAAATCCTATGGTATATGGATTCTGCAACAAAATATTCCAGAaaagttttgtaaatatatttactaggGACAAAACTGTCTTTGAAATGGAAGAGAAATTTTAG